In one Methylocaldum szegediense genomic region, the following are encoded:
- a CDS encoding sulfite exporter TauE/SafE family protein, with protein sequence MGEELGLYLAFGSLAGVLSGLFGIGGGVVIVPFLVWFFSMRGFPQDSVMIMAVATSLATIVVTSISAVFAHHRLGAVRWSVVFRLAPGTLIGSVLGSVIADRLPAHWFKLIFALFLLYVAARLMIGAKTRDGRTRTPSGWVCSSAGIGIGAVSAILGIGGGTLSVPFLVKCRFPIQNAVAISSACGFPIALAGSVTYIVLGWEKSVLPAWSLGYVYLPAFAGIVATSIPFAPIGAKLAHWLPTRKLRRTFAIVVLIVGMKLLWQAIQPWVGNQL encoded by the coding sequence ATGGGGGAAGAGCTCGGACTGTATCTCGCTTTCGGCAGCCTGGCCGGCGTTTTATCCGGCTTGTTCGGTATCGGCGGCGGTGTCGTGATCGTGCCGTTTCTGGTCTGGTTTTTCTCGATGCGGGGATTTCCGCAGGACTCCGTCATGATCATGGCTGTGGCGACCTCGCTCGCGACCATTGTCGTCACGTCCATTTCTGCCGTCTTCGCGCACCACCGCCTCGGCGCCGTACGCTGGAGTGTCGTCTTCCGGCTGGCGCCCGGCACACTGATCGGCTCCGTCCTCGGATCGGTTATCGCCGATCGCTTGCCCGCGCATTGGTTCAAACTGATTTTCGCGCTCTTCCTACTTTACGTCGCCGCTCGGCTCATGATCGGTGCAAAGACCAGAGATGGCCGAACCCGGACGCCGAGCGGATGGGTCTGTTCCTCGGCAGGTATCGGCATAGGCGCGGTATCCGCGATCCTAGGAATAGGCGGCGGTACGCTGAGCGTTCCTTTTCTCGTCAAGTGTCGCTTCCCTATCCAAAACGCTGTGGCCATCTCCAGCGCCTGCGGTTTCCCGATCGCGCTCGCCGGCTCCGTAACCTACATTGTCCTGGGCTGGGAAAAGTCGGTATTGCCGGCTTGGAGTCTCGGCTACGTGTACCTCCCGGCTTTCGCTGGCATCGTGGCGACCAGTATTCCGTTCGCGCCCATCGGCGCTAAACTCGCACACTGGCTGCCGACGCGGAAACTCAGACGGACGTTCGCGATCGTTGTACTGATTGTGGGCATGAAATTGCTTTGGCAAGCCATTCAGCCCTGGGTCGGAAATCAGCTGTAG